The stretch of DNA CAGCATTCCCAAGCCCACCGCTGAGCAGGAAGCAAAACTGCTGGACGACATCAAGAAGATCAACCCGGCGTTCATCAACCGGAAGACCGTGGACAACGCACGGAACCAGTGCACAAGCATCTTGGATGAGTCCCCGGAAGCCAGCTTGGTTAGATCGGTCAAGGCCCGCTTTGAGGGTCTCGGCGTCGAGTCAGTTTCCGACGCCGAAGCAAAGCAGCTGTTGAAGACAATCCGTACCAACGGATTCTGCAAGTAGCCCTAGCGAATCACCAGGTTCCCGGGTTAGCCGTCATCGTGTTAGCCCGGGAACCAACGGAACCAAGCTGGGTGCAGTCGGGCGAGCGAGGACGGAGCCTCTGGAACTTGAGGAGGCAGGTCTGTACTCAAGTCTTCGGTAAAGGACTTCGCTTCGCTCAGGCTGTCTCCCCCTGCTGTTCCCTGCCCCCAACGCTTCGGTTAGGTATTGACGCAACGCACCGGCCGTGGCATTCGGATGGTGGGGTCAGGAAACGATGGACCCCCCCAGTGAATCGGGGCGCACTGATGGCGCGGAAGGATTCACTGAGGGGGACTGAGGATCTGATTCGGACGGAGCCGGTCGAGGTTTCCTAGAACGCGCTACGGGTATTACTCGCCTGCGCCAGGACTGGGATGTGAGGGGTGAACCGGGGGAGCCGCAAACGCTCTTACCCCGCTGGATTTTCTAGCGCTCCGAGTCTGCCTTGATACGCGTTCAATCCCTCTCGGGAAATCCTTTGGTCTCACTACACCCGGGGACAAGCCGGTGGTCATTCATCCTGACTCGGCTTCGACATGCCGTGGACGGGTATCGCGCACTCTGCCAGGAGTCGGGATACACTTTCTATTAAGTTGTTTTTGACGAACATCACGATAGCCGAGTACCTGCCAGGGTCTCGGCTATCGGCCTTTAACCGGCGTGTCACTCTGACTTGGGCCTGGGGCTCGAATCGTTCCCCGTACCTTGGAAGCATGGATGGACAACGCCCCGCATGGCGACTCTCGGAAGCTGTCGAACGAACCAACGCCAGCAGGTCGACCCTTCGCAGGCACCTGGAGAACGGACGACTTCCCAACGCCTACAAGGACAGCTCGGGTGCGTGGCGGTTCCCGGTCGAGGATCTACTCGCCGCCGGGGTGAGCATGGTCAAGAGCAGCCCAGACAATCCGGTGAACGTGTCCACTGAGCAACCTGCTGAACAACCCATGAGCAACCATGCCCAGCGCATTGCCGAACTGGAACAACAGCTTGCCGTTGAACGCGAACGCAGCGCCGGACTGGAAAGGCTTGCGGCATTCGCCCATGAGCGCGCGGAAGACCTCCGCATGGCCTTGCGGATGATCGAGGGAACCAGGCCTGAGCAACCCGCTGAGCAAGCTCTGAGCGTGCCCAGTGACCGTGCCCAGGATGGTGCCGTGAGCGACCCTGAGCAATCCTCTCCCAGCGGTGCTCGCCGATGGCTAACCTTCGGTCGTCGTCGGTGATTTGCGGGCGTTAGGCGGCGCGCCAGCGCCGTGCAACCGTCAAAGGCTCCGGGGCTCTCCCCGTGCCCGGTCATAGCGCCGCGTGGCCGTGGTGAAGATGGGCCGGGGCTCGGAAACGGACACGAAAAGGGGCCGGCTACAGTTAGCCGGCCCCATGATCTGGTTTTCGTTTGCCGCCGTCGAGTTGCCCTTCGCTTGGCGTTACTTGGATTCTTCGGGAACCCAGGTGAGGTAAATGTCGCCGTGGCGTACGCCTTCCTCATTGACAACGGAGTTGCGGAGGTTGACGACAATGCGCCCATCGGCCTGGATGAACGGGGGAGTGCGGTAGGTGCGGACGCTCTTGCTCAGCGATTCCGGTACGCCTTCGCCGGCGAGCACCGCAACGCCCGGGGTTTCCTGGGCAAGTCGGGCCTTGCCGTCCCAGTCGTAGTTGCCCTTTCGGACGCCGCGCCTCGGGGGTAGCCCGATTGGTGTTGTGCCGTTCATGAATTCTCCTGTTGGGTTGGTTTCGCATTTTCCGGTTGGACGTCCAACCGGAAACCATTGGTGTTTCCCCCGTTATCGGTGGTGACATTCAGATTACCGCTGGGCAGATGACAGAATTTGCCATTGGTCGCTATACAGCACTTCCGTGGTCTAAGCCCGTGCCCCGGGCGTGAGGAAGCCCCCGACTCGTGGTCTTGAATCGGGGGCCTTGCGTTTCCTGTCTAGTCCTTCAGCTCGGGATAGGTTCCATCGACGGTGGCCACGGTTTCCATCCAGCATGTCGCGTCGATTGCCTGGTCGAGTCCTTCGAGCGCCGACGCGATCGCGGGGGCTGATGCCGGGTAGGTCTGGTTCAGGCTGTCCGTGGCCATGACGATGCGGCCGTGGTCTGCCAGCTGCTCCAGCTGGAACCGCAGGGTGCGGAGCTGGTCATAAATCTCTGATGCTCGGGTGGTCACGTCGTGCCCTTCGTTGGTCGGTTCATCTTGTCATCGTGCGCCGACGGGTGGGCCGGGCCGTCAGGCCCGACTCCATGGCCAGCTAGGAAACGTTGGCCCAGACCTCGGACTCCAGGATCTTCTTCACGGTTGCCGGATACCACCGCGCGCCACCCTGCGCCGTCGGCGTCCCGTCCTCGGTCAGCCCGTTGGCGATCGCCGTATACGTGGCGCCGTCGCGGCGTTCGGCCTTGATCCGCTTCACCACCGCAACGGGCAGCTCCGTGCGGCGGCCCAGCTTCACGCCCTCGCGCTTCCGCTGCGCCAGCCCCTCGCGGGTTCGGTCACCGATCAGCCGCCGTTCATACTGCGCGACCGACACCTGGACATTGGCCATGAACTCACCCTGCGACGTGGTGGTGTCCAGATCCATCTCGCTCAGCACCATGGCCCAGCCCTCGCGCCGCGACCTGCCCATGAGCCCGGCGAAGTCTTCGACGTTGCGGCTGATGCGGTCGATCCGAATGGCCAGCAGGTAGTGGGCCGCGCCAGCGGTGAGCATGTCCAGCGCCTCGTTCAATACCGGACGCGCCTTGCGGGACATGGACTTGCCGGAGGCCTGCTCCTGCATGACCACCGCGTTCCAGCCCCGAAGCTGCGCGACATGGCTCAGGAGCACCACCTGGGCATCAAGGCTGGCCCCCTTGCGGGCCTGTTCCTCGGTGGACACTCGGGCATAAACGATGGCTGTCCTGGTCGGGTTCACGTTCCGAATTTATACCAAAGGGACGTTTGGTATAAATCAAATCTCGATAAGCTGGGGATTTTCTTTGGCCTTACGCACTCTTACTCGCTGACAGACACGACCCGCGTCCCACACGGGCACCCCCACTCTGCGGGGTCGTACTACCTGTCTACGCCGCCGTGCCAGGAGCAAGCACCTTGCTTTCCCCCTGCGTTGGAGTGTGTGCCGTCCATGCATCGAACCCTGTAGCCCGTTGTGGATCGGCTTGGCGCTGCGGGGCGGCTGGGTGCCGTGGAGTCACCTTCGGGAATGATGAACTTAGGCGCTTGGTAAGTGGCGGTCCTTAGGCGCGCTCGGGCGCTATTTCCTTCCCAGAACGTACTGGTCAAGTTGCATTCGGTTACGGTCGCATAGGCGTAATTGAGGCTTGCAGCAGTACCGGCAGATTTGCTGCCGGGCTTGCCATACGTGGTGTGAAAATAGCTCCCTTCGCCTCCCGTGCGAATGTCGCTACAGATTTGGACGGCGATGCTCTTGAGATCTAATTCGGAAGGCGGCGTGAGCCCGTACGCCCTGTAGCTATTGGTTGTGTAGTCGCGACTGAGTTCCTCGTTTGTTTTTGTTGCCGGGGGTGTTGTTTTAGTGGGGGCGGCCGCAAAGGCCTTGGCGTTAGATTGCGGAGAGGTGGCAGCCGCTTTGGAGGGTGCGTCTGTGTCGAGTGTTGAACTAATCCCCGACCAGACCAGCAAAACGAGCATGAGGAGCGAGGCTGTTATGACTAGCCGAGAGCCTCCGCCCCCACCTTTGTTGGCAGGGGGGAGCGGGTCAACCGAGTCGCGGCTCCGCCCGTAATGGAATTGCTCGTCTTTCATGGTTTCCCCCGCTGTTTCTATTTGACGCTGGCAACATTGTTCCATCAGGGCACGAAGGGACTTTCGAGGCGCGCGTGGTCGTCGGGTGAAGCGTTCCCTTTATGAACTCACTCCCAGCCCCGCTCTGAATGGTTCACGGGGCGATGATACTGTCCTTCCTCCTTCGCGTTCACTGCGTCCTCCTCACGGAAATACCATCCGCGAACCGCCCCTGAGCCAACGCTCGCGACCAGCCAATGGGGCTTCGCCTTTTCCATACGTCCGACGCTATCGGTGTAGAGGCCGCGGCGATCAGGTGGGGGGAGGCGCAGTGTCGCCCCACATTTATTAATGATGCGGTTCACTTGCATGCGCGAGAACCCGGAGGCTTGCGCGATCTCTGTGACTTTCACGCGGTGTTCGTATGCGCGGAGGATGCTCTCCTCGAGGCGAAGGTTGGCGGACTGAGCGGCCAAGCGGGCGTCCTTGATGTCGGAAATTACTGTCATGGGCAAACTGTAACATTAAGTTACAAATGTAACATAATCGACAATCGATGGTGCGGACAAAATACCGCCGCCGAAAGACATATCTTGTTCGAAAACATTGAGACCTAAAGAACTGTCTTCCTTCCTGGGTAAGTTGGGAAGATCAATTGAATGAAACTTCATGGGGTGAGTCAGTGGGCTGGGAAGCCGAATACGACGCGGTAAACAAAGCCGCTGAAGAATTTGTCTTTGGCCGTTGGCGGGCAGGGATGGAAAACGCAGACGGCTCCAACGACGCAGCGCTCCAGTACCGTGATACAACATGGCCTCAGCGCAAGCCCTGCCCACCTGTGTATCTCCCTCCGACATGGATCAAAGATGTCTGGTTATGCGGCCTCTTGGTGATCCTGTTTCTTTTTCTGTTGTTATGGTTTGGATCTAGCTTCGGCGCAGATCCAACTTTGTCGATCCTCTGTGCATTGCTGTGGTCTCTGTTGTGGTGGGCCGTATTCTCCTCCGCGAAAAAAACTGCCGCGCGCAAAAGCATTCCGCACTACACATGGCAGAAGGTTCGACAGACACGTCTGGCTGTCACTATGCAATTCAACGACGCAGCTGTAGCCGTGAACGCGCGATTGAACGGCGCCAAGCGCGCACAAAAAGCCGAGGAAATTGCACGGATTCAAGCGCGTGAACTCCAAGAATCGATGGAACGCGAAGCTGCGCTTGAGCGTGAGGAGGCCATGCGGCGGCCGCAACCAGTCTTCGACTGCACGCACCAGGAAGCCGAAGCACTGGCTGCCAGATGGATGCGATACCTCGGTGAGGAAGATGCCGTGGTCTCCCAAGCAACACGAGATGGCGGCATTGATGTGGTTTCGAACCGGTTTGTTGCTGAGGTAAAGCATCATGCAATGCCAGTGGGACCCCTCTACGTGCGTGCGATTGTTGGTGTCGCATACAACCTCGGCAAGTCCCCGGTGTTCTTTTCACTCAACGGTTATACGAGAGACGCCGAAGAATTTGGTCGCCAAGCCGGCGCTTTGCTCTTTGTTTACAATCCTGAACGCGGAACGCTTCACGGTGTAACAAAAGCAAGCCGCACGGCTATACGTGAAGGCCTTGCCAGCGTTCTGGAACACTAGATAAATTCTGGCTATCGTTCGTATCCTTCATCGCGTCCAAGCTGCGGCGGTGTGTACGGACGCGCCACAGGAGTGATCCCCTTGGCAGGTCCACGGGTCGTGGGTGGGTTCGGGAAACTCGCCTCCCGCATCTTCTGAATCTTGGCTCTCTGTTCGTCCAATTCACGCTGCTCACGCTCTTTCACGGCCCGGTGTGAACCCAGTGTCCGGGCCTTGCCCTTGAATTCTTCCCGCTCGGCGCTGACCGCTAGTTTCGGCTGGTTCCGTCGCCGGGGAGCCTCCACCAGCTTGTGTTCGCGCTCAAGCTTCGTGCAGGCGCTCTGTGCCGCGCGGCGGTCGTTCCTGGCATGCCAGACCTCGCCCAGATCGTTGACCCGGGAGACCACCAGGTGCACGTGGTCATGACCGTGGCGCACCATCACCCACGGATGATCCGCAAAGCCCATGTCCTCGGCAAACGACTGCCCCATGTCGGCCCACGTCGCATCCGACAACGTCCTATCCTGTGCGGTGTTGCGCAGCGAAACATGCCAGACGGGGTTCTTGATCTCCCGGCGGGTGTTGAGCGCCTTGCGCAACTCCCCGGCCCACTGGGACGGGTCGGTGTGGCCCTCCATGCCGACATTGGAGGCAATCACGATGCCGCCCGACTGCTTGGATCCGCCGAACTCGTAGGCGTGCTCGTTCGCGTTGCCCGGCCCGTGCAGGTAGGCGCCGATGTCCCCGGGGTTGTTCCCCCGGGTGATTTTCGCGATCACGGCAGCTCACCGCGCACGCGGGCCAGTTCCTCGCGGGTCGCCTGCACGGCCTCCAGCAACTCGGGACTGGACGGGGCGTGCCCGGAATTCACGGCACGCACCAACTGGTTCAGGTTCGACCCCACCCGCCCCAGATCCGCGCGCAGCTTCGCTATCTCACCCGCAGCGCCAATGTGATTTGAATCACTAACATCTAGCTGGGCTAGAATCTCGCCTCTCGCCCAGGCCGAAACCGATCGATCCCCAGCTGCCGCAATCAAGGCCGCGTGCTCTTCCTCGGTCAACGACATCGACACCCGACGCGTGCGCGGGTTCTCAACCGTCGGCCGGCCCGCCTTGCGTGGCTCGAACACTGGACGCGCTGCTGCAGCATCCGCGGCCTCCGCCTCTTGTTTGGCCTTTAGAGCTTCCCCGGCCAGAACCCACGGACTCACCGGGGTACTCGGTGCCGGGCTTTTCCGGGAAAACAACGCCATGCGAACCATCCTTTGCGAGACCGCCCCGCGGTCGAAAACAAGCCCTCCGCAGGAGCAAGGGGCGATGAGCCGGAACGAAAACTGTCAGCGAGGAACGAGCGGTACGACAGTTTTCCGTTACGGGGAATCATACCTTGCATCTGTCCCAGGGCGTCCGACGAAGGAGAACCAGCGCGCTCTGGGACAGGGGGCCGGACAGGGGGCCGGACACGGGACCGACGACCCCAAGTGAACACGCGGAGGGAGCGGGGCCGGCCCATCAACCGCAGCGCAGCGGAGGTTGATCCAGGGGGCACTGCGAAGCGTGCCCCCTACGCCACCCACACGCCCCAGGTATTCGGGGGTACGTCATTGAGACCACGTCAAAAACAGGGCTTCGGAACCTGTTGTGATCACGACGCCACACAGCCCAGCGAAGCGGGCCGGATCTTGCCCCGCGGGTAGAATCACAGCCGATATACAAACAAACCCGGGGGAAGAAAATGAAGAAGTTTGCCATGCCTGTCCTGATGTCCGTTCTGCTGCTGACAGCGACCGCTTGCGGTGGAAGTGCAGAGCCTGAGGCTGCGGCCACGCCATCAGCATCCACCGTGGGCGAAGTTGCTGCCGCTGCTGGCACCAGCATTCCCAAGCCCACCGCTGAGCAGGAAGCAAAACTGCTGGACGACATCAAGAAGATCAACCCGGCGTTCATCAACCGGAAGACCGTGGACAACGCACGGAACCAGTGCACAAGCATCTTGGATGAGTCCCCGGAAGCCAGCTTGGTTAGATCGGTCAAGGCCCGCTTTGAGGGTCTCGGCGTCGAGTCAGTTTCCGACGCCGAAGCAAAGCAGCTGTTGAAGACAATCCGTACCAACGGATTCTGCAAGTAGCCCTAGCGAATCACCAGGTTCCCGGGTTAGCCGTCATCGTGTTAGCCCGGGAACCAACGGAACCAAGCTGGGTGCAGTCGGGCGAGCGAGGACGGAGCCTCTGGAACTTGAGGAGGCAGGTCTGTACTCAAGTCTTCGGTAAAGGACTTCGCTTCGCTCAGGCTGTCTCCCCCTGCTGTTCCCTGCCCCCAACGCTTCGGTTAGGTATTGACGCAACGCACCGGCCGTGGCATTCGGATGGTGGGGTCAGGAAACGATGGACCCCCCCAGTGAATCGGGGCGCACTGATGGCGCGGAAGGATTCACTGAGGGGGACTGAGGATCTGATTCGGACGGAGCCGGTCGAGGTTTCCTAGAACGCGCTACGGGTATTACTCGCCTGCGCCAGGACTGGGATGTGAGGGGTGAACCGGGGGAGCCGCAAACGCTCTTACCCCGCTGGATTTTCTAGCGCTCCGAGTCTGCCTTGATACGCGTTCAATCCCTCTCGGGAAATCCTTTGGTCTCACTACACCCGGGGACAAGCCGGTGGTCATTCATCCTGACTCGGCTTCGACATGCCGTGGACGGGTATCGCGCACTCTGCCAGGAGTCGGGATACACTTTCTATTAAGTTGTTTTTGACGAACATCACGATAGCCGAGTACCTGCCAGGGTCTCGGCTATCGGCCTTTAACCGGCGTGTCACTCTGACTTGGGCCTGGGGCTCGAATCGTTCCCCGTACCTTGGAAGCATGGATGGACAACGCCCCGCATGGCGACTCTCGGAAGCTGTCGAACGAACCAACGCCAGCAGGTCGACCCTTCGCAGGCACCTGGAGAACGGACGACTTCCCAACGCCTACAAGGACAGCTCGGGTGCGTGGCGGTTCCCGGTCGAGGATCTACTCGCCGCCGGGGTGAGCATGGTCAAGAGCAGCCCAGACAATCCGGTGAACGTGTCCACTGAGCAACCTGCTGAACAACCCATGAGCAACCATGCCCAGCGCATTGCCGAACTGGAACAACAGCTTGCCGTTGAACGCGAACGCAGCGCCGGACTGGAAAGGCTTGCGGCATTCGCCCATGAGCGCGCGGAAGACCTCCGCATGGCCTTGCGGATGATCGAGGGAACCAGGCCTGAGCAACCCGCTGAGCAAGCTCTGAGCGTGCCCAGTGACCGTGCCCAGGATGGTGCCGTGAGCGACCCTGAGCAATCCTCTCCCAGCGGTGCTCGCCGATGGCTAACCTTCGGTCGTCGTCGGTGATTTGCGGGCGTTAGGCGGCGCGCCAGCGCCGTGCAACCGTCAAAGGCTCCGGGGCTCTCCCCGTGCCCGGTCATAGCGCCGCGTGGCCGTGGTGAAGATGGGCCGGGGCTCGGAAACGGACACGAAAAGGGGCCGGCTACAGTTAGCCGGCCCCATGATCTGGTTTTCGTTTGCCGCCGTCGAGTTGCCCTTCGCTTGGCGTTACTTGGATTCTTCGGGAACCCAGGTGAGGTAAATGTCGCCGTGGCGTACGCCTTCCTCATTGACAACGGAGTTGCGGAGGTTGACGACAATGCGCCCATCGGCCTGGATGAACGGGGGAGTGCGGTAGGTGCGGACGCTCTTGCTCAGCGATTCCGGTACGCCTTCGCCGGCGAGCACCGCAACGCCCGGGGTTTCCTGGGCAAGTCGGGCCTTGCCGTCCCAGTCGTAGTTGCCCTTTCGGACGCCGCGCCTCGGGGGTAGCCCGATTGGTGTTGTGCCGTTCATGAATTCTCCTGTTGGGTTGGTTTCGCATTTTCCGGTTGGACGTCCAACCGGAAACCATTGGTGTTTCCCCCGTTATCGGTGGTGACATTCAGATTACCGCTGGGCAGATGACAGAATTTGCCATTGGTCGCTATACAGCACTTCCGTGGTCTAAGCCCGTGCCCCGGGCGTGAGGAAGCCCCCGACTCGTGGTCTTGAATCGGGGGCCTTGCGTTTCCTGTCTAGTCCTTCAGCTCGGGATAGGTTCCATCGACGGTGGCCACGGTTTCCATCCAGCATGTCGCGTCGATTGCCTGGTCGAGTCCTTCGAGCGCCGACGCGATCGCGGGGGCTGATGCCGGGTAGGTCTGGTTCAGGCTGTCCGTGGCCATGACGATGCGGCCGTGGTCTGCCAGCTGCTCCAGCTGGAACCGCAGGGTGCGGAGCTGGTCATAAATCTCTGATGCTCGGGTGGTCACGTCGTGCCCTTCGTTGGTCGGTTCATCTTGTCATCGTGCGCCGACGGGTGGGCCGGGCCGTCAGGCCCGACTCCATGGCCAGCTAGGAAACGTTGGCCCAGACCTCGGACTCCAGGATCTTCTTCACGGTTGCCGGATACCACCGCGCGCCACCCTGCGCCGTCGGCGTCCCGTCCTCGGTCAGCCCGTTGGCGATCGCCGTATACGTGGCGCCGTCGCGGCGTTCGGCCTTGATCCGCTTCACCACCGCAACGGGCAGCTCCGTGCGGCGGCCCAGCTTCACGCCCTCGCGCTTCCGCTGCGCCAGCCCCTCGCGGGTTCGGTCACCGATCAGCCGCCGTTCATACTGCGCGACCGACACCTGGACATTGGCCATGAACTCACCCTGCGACGTGGTGGTGTCCAGATCCATCTCGCTCAGCACCATGGCCCAGCCCTCGCGCCGCGACCTGCCCATGAGCCCGGCGAAGTCTTCGACGTTGCGGCTGATGCGGTCGATCCGAATGGCCAGCAGGTAGTGGGCCGCGCCAGCGGTGAGCATGTCCAGCGCCTCGTTCAATACCGGACGCGCCTTGCGGGACATGGACTTGCCGGAGGCCTGCTCCTGCATGACCACCGCGTTCCAGCCCCGAAGCTGCGCGACATGGCTCAGGAGCACCACCTGGGCATCAAGGCTGGCCCCCTTGCGGGCCTGTTCCTCGGTGGACACTCGGGCATAAACGATGGCTGTCCTGGTCGGGTTCACGTTCCGAATTTATACCAAAGGGACGTTTGGTATAAATCAAATCTCGATAAGCTGGGGATTTTCTTTGGCCTTACGCACTCTTACTCGCTGACAGACACGACCCGCGTCCCACACGGGCACCCCCACTCTGCGGGGTCGTACTACCTGTCTACGCCGCCGTGCCAGGAGCAAGCACCTTGCTTTCCCCCTGCGTTGGAGTGTGTGCCGTCCATGCATCGAACCCTGTAGCCCGTTGTGGATCGGCTTGGCGCTGCGGGGCGGCTGGGTGCCGTGGAGTCACCTTCGGGAATGATGAACTTAGGCGCTTGGTAAGTGGCGGTCCTTAGGCGCGCTCGGGCGCTATTTCCTTCCCAGAACGTACTGGTCAAGTTGCATTCGGTTACGGTCGCATAGGCGTAATTGAGGCTTGCAGCAGTACCGGCAGATTTGCTGCCGGGCTTGCCATACGTGGTGTGAAAATAGCTCCCTTCGCCTCCCGTGCGAATGTCGCTACAGATTTGGACGGCGATGCTCTTGAGATCTAATTCGGAAGGCGGCGTGAGCCCGTACGCCCTGTAGCTATTGGTTGTGTAGTCGCGACTGAGTTCCTCGTTTGTTTTTGTTGCCGGGGGTGTTGTTTTAGTGGGGGCGGCCGCAAAGGCCTTGGCGTTAGATTGCGGAGAGGTGGCAGCCGCTTTGGAGGGTGCGTCTGTGTCGAGTGTTGAACTAATCCCCGACCAGACCAGCAAAACGAGCATGAGGAGCGAGGCTGTTATGACTAGCCGAGAGCCTCCGCCCCCACCTTTGTTGGCAGGGGGGAGCGGGTCAACCGAGTCGCGGCTCCGCCCGTAATGGAATTGCTCGTCTTTCATGGTTTCCCCCGCTGTTTCTATTTGACGCTGGCAACATTGTTCCATCAGGGCACGAAGGGACTTTCGAGGCGCGCGTGGTCGTCGGGTGAAGCGTTCCCTTTATGAACTCACTCCCAGCCCCGCTCTGAATGGTTCACGGGGCGATGATACTGTCCTTCCTCCTTCGCGTTCACTGCGTCCTCCTCACGGAAATACCATCCGCGAACCGCCCCTGAGCCAACGCTCGCGACCA from Paeniglutamicibacter kerguelensis encodes:
- a CDS encoding helix-turn-helix transcriptional regulator codes for the protein MDGQRPAWRLSEAVERTNASRSTLRRHLENGRLPNAYKDSSGAWRFPVEDLLAAGVSMVKSSPDNPVNVSTEQPAEQPMSNHAQRIAELEQQLAVERERSAGLERLAAFAHERAEDLRMALRMIEGTRPEQPAEQALSVPSDRAQDGAVSDPEQSSPSGARRWLTFGRRR
- a CDS encoding recombinase family protein: MNPTRTAIVYARVSTEEQARKGASLDAQVVLLSHVAQLRGWNAVVMQEQASGKSMSRKARPVLNEALDMLTAGAAHYLLAIRIDRISRNVEDFAGLMGRSRREGWAMVLSEMDLDTTTSQGEFMANVQVSVAQYERRLIGDRTREGLAQRKREGVKLGRRTELPVAVVKRIKAERRDGATYTAIANGLTEDGTPTAQGGARWYPATVKKILESEVWANVS
- a CDS encoding restriction endonuclease, with protein sequence MNETSWGESVGWEAEYDAVNKAAEEFVFGRWRAGMENADGSNDAALQYRDTTWPQRKPCPPVYLPPTWIKDVWLCGLLVILFLFLLLWFGSSFGADPTLSILCALLWSLLWWAVFSSAKKTAARKSIPHYTWQKVRQTRLAVTMQFNDAAVAVNARLNGAKRAQKAEEIARIQARELQESMEREAALEREEAMRRPQPVFDCTHQEAEALAARWMRYLGEEDAVVSQATRDGGIDVVSNRFVAEVKHHAMPVGPLYVRAIVGVAYNLGKSPVFFSLNGYTRDAEEFGRQAGALLFVYNPERGTLHGVTKASRTAIREGLASVLEH
- a CDS encoding relaxase/mobilization nuclease domain-containing protein, with amino-acid sequence MIAKITRGNNPGDIGAYLHGPGNANEHAYEFGGSKQSGGIVIASNVGMEGHTDPSQWAGELRKALNTRREIKNPVWHVSLRNTAQDRTLSDATWADMGQSFAEDMGFADHPWVMVRHGHDHVHLVVSRVNDLGEVWHARNDRRAAQSACTKLEREHKLVEAPRRRNQPKLAVSAEREEFKGKARTLGSHRAVKEREQRELDEQRAKIQKMREASFPNPPTTRGPAKGITPVARPYTPPQLGRDEGYER
- a CDS encoding plasmid mobilization relaxosome protein MobC, whose product is MALFSRKSPAPSTPVSPWVLAGEALKAKQEAEAADAAAARPVFEPRKAGRPTVENPRTRRVSMSLTEEEHAALIAAAGDRSVSAWARGEILAQLDVSDSNHIGAAGEIAKLRADLGRVGSNLNQLVRAVNSGHAPSSPELLEAVQATREELARVRGELP